From a region of the Streptomyces sp. NBC_00102 genome:
- the eccCa gene encoding type VII secretion protein EccCa — protein sequence MNTVVVKRPPRVSGPEVPEDRIELAEPPVLGEPAAADFGSVMVVLPMGIGFGAMALMFTVGGSTSTYMMSGMMGVGMISMGMGQIGRAGLDRKRRMRAERRDYLRYLAQLRVRARAAARDQLAAAVWENPPPDRLWSFVRSPRVWERRAAHDDFAKVRIGLGTRRAALELVPPETKPVEDLDPLAAISLRRFTAAFQTVQGMPFPVGLRSFSSVEWAGDVEDALDLVRAVLGQLVTLHSPDELRVAVLTDEAGREEWEWVKWLPHNAHPREHDEAGPLRLVATDHAEFTDLLGPDVFDRPDHDPQATPSAAEPFLVVVAHRTAIPPGSRLLGAGLRNTVLLDVTGAMHGGSGVLRLTTENGRVSFPVADSTAEADADVLSRTEAENLARLLAPMRTSGTVDLTDNPFESDFELTTLLGIRDPRTYDVAAHWRRRLDQSTRLRVPIGVTEDGEVVELDLKESAQTGMGPHGLLIGATGSGKSELLRTLVIGLAVTHSSEVLNFVLVDFKGGATFMNMERLPHTSAVITNLADELPLVDRMQDSIDGELIRRQELLRASGHASLYEYEKARLGGAPLAPLPSLLVIVDEFSELLAGKPEFTDLFVTIGRVGRSLGVHLLLASQRLDEGRIHRVEGHLSYRIALRTFSSMESRSVIGVAGAYELPSVPGNGFLRVDTTNLVRFKAAYVSGPCPQSPTGEDTERPDLTAAGEIVPFGLDQRPAAAGPPDEEEETAVRPPSEPDRPAESDETLLDVLIERLAETGPSARQVWLPPLADPPSLDQLLPGIVPDPVRGMTAAESSLLGRLRVPLGMVDRPHEQVRELLVADLSGAGGHVGVAGAPQTGKSALLRTLMMALALTHTPEEVQFYCLDFGGGGLVSIAGLPHAGSVATRLERDKVLRTVEEITQLLERREQTFTTRGVESMAAYRHLRRTGEIDDPYGDVFLVVDGWGTLRQDYDELDDRITTLAARGLSFGIHLVVSAVRWSEIRPRLRDLLGTRLELRLGDPMESELGARQAAGVPQHPGRGLTSSGHHFLSALPRLDSSCATDDLTAATKVAAAEIGTFWTGRTAPGVRLLPSRLPVGRLPAAEGDLRVSIGWDEQRLQPVWHDFSATSHLMVFGDGETGKTNLLRLMARAITSRFRPEEARILLGDPDRGLLSAVPEEYRVGYAVDSQGLKELAASTVVSMSKRLPGSDVTPEQLARRDWWQGPRLFLLLDDYDMFVSSSLDSPTAPLVPLLAQGANIGMHLVLARSTSGAMRAMMDPLLRRLWELGNPALLLSYPKEEGKFIGEAKPRTLVPGRAQLVTRRGVRLVQTGLVDRE from the coding sequence ATGAACACCGTGGTTGTGAAACGCCCACCGCGCGTGTCGGGGCCCGAAGTGCCGGAGGACCGCATCGAACTGGCCGAGCCGCCCGTGCTCGGCGAACCCGCCGCGGCCGACTTCGGATCCGTCATGGTCGTCCTGCCGATGGGCATCGGCTTCGGTGCGATGGCGCTGATGTTCACCGTCGGCGGCTCCACTTCGACGTACATGATGTCCGGGATGATGGGCGTCGGCATGATCTCCATGGGCATGGGGCAGATCGGCCGCGCCGGACTCGACCGCAAGCGACGGATGCGCGCCGAACGCCGCGACTACCTGCGCTATCTCGCCCAGCTCCGTGTCCGGGCCCGAGCGGCCGCACGGGACCAACTGGCCGCGGCCGTCTGGGAGAACCCCCCGCCCGACCGGCTGTGGTCCTTCGTGCGCTCACCGCGGGTGTGGGAGCGTCGGGCGGCCCACGACGACTTCGCGAAGGTACGCATCGGGCTCGGCACCCGGCGCGCCGCCCTCGAACTCGTCCCTCCGGAGACCAAGCCGGTCGAGGACCTCGACCCGCTCGCCGCGATCTCGCTGCGCCGGTTCACCGCCGCCTTCCAGACCGTGCAGGGCATGCCGTTCCCGGTCGGCCTGCGCAGCTTCAGCAGCGTGGAGTGGGCCGGTGACGTCGAGGACGCGCTCGACCTGGTGCGCGCCGTGCTGGGGCAGCTCGTCACCCTCCACTCGCCCGACGAGCTGCGGGTGGCCGTGCTGACGGACGAAGCGGGCCGGGAGGAGTGGGAGTGGGTGAAGTGGCTGCCCCACAACGCCCACCCGCGCGAGCACGACGAGGCCGGCCCGTTGCGGCTCGTCGCCACCGACCACGCGGAGTTCACCGACCTCCTCGGCCCGGACGTCTTCGACCGGCCCGACCACGACCCGCAGGCCACCCCCAGCGCCGCCGAACCCTTCCTGGTCGTCGTCGCCCACCGCACCGCCATCCCCCCGGGCTCCCGGCTGCTCGGCGCCGGTCTGCGCAACACGGTCCTGCTCGACGTCACCGGCGCCATGCACGGCGGCAGCGGCGTGCTGCGGCTGACCACGGAGAACGGCCGGGTCTCCTTCCCCGTCGCGGACTCCACCGCCGAGGCCGACGCCGACGTACTGAGCCGTACCGAGGCCGAGAACCTGGCGCGGCTGCTGGCCCCGATGCGTACCAGCGGCACCGTCGACCTGACCGACAACCCCTTCGAGTCCGACTTCGAACTCACGACCCTGCTCGGCATCCGCGATCCACGCACCTACGACGTGGCCGCCCACTGGCGCCGCCGCCTGGACCAGAGCACCCGGCTGCGGGTGCCCATCGGTGTCACCGAGGACGGGGAGGTCGTCGAACTCGACCTCAAGGAGTCCGCCCAGACCGGCATGGGACCGCACGGGCTGCTCATCGGCGCCACCGGCTCCGGCAAGAGCGAACTGCTGCGCACCCTCGTGATCGGGCTCGCCGTCACCCATTCCTCCGAGGTCCTCAACTTCGTGCTGGTGGACTTCAAGGGCGGTGCCACCTTCATGAACATGGAGCGGCTGCCCCACACCTCCGCGGTGATCACCAACCTCGCCGACGAACTGCCCCTGGTCGACCGCATGCAGGACTCCATCGACGGCGAACTCATACGCCGCCAGGAGCTGTTGCGTGCGAGCGGCCACGCCTCCCTGTACGAGTACGAGAAGGCCCGCCTGGGCGGCGCCCCGCTGGCTCCGCTGCCCTCGCTGCTCGTCATCGTCGACGAGTTCTCCGAACTGCTCGCCGGAAAGCCCGAGTTCACCGATCTCTTCGTGACCATCGGACGAGTCGGCCGCAGTCTCGGCGTCCACCTCCTGCTCGCCTCCCAGCGGCTGGACGAAGGGCGCATCCACCGCGTCGAAGGACACCTCTCGTACCGGATCGCCCTGCGCACCTTCTCCTCCATGGAGTCGCGCAGCGTGATCGGGGTGGCCGGGGCCTACGAGCTGCCGTCCGTGCCGGGCAACGGCTTCCTGCGGGTGGACACCACCAACCTGGTGCGGTTCAAGGCCGCCTACGTCTCCGGGCCCTGCCCCCAGAGCCCCACCGGCGAGGACACCGAACGGCCGGACCTGACGGCGGCCGGGGAGATCGTGCCGTTCGGCCTCGACCAGCGGCCCGCCGCCGCGGGGCCGCCCGACGAAGAGGAGGAGACCGCCGTACGGCCCCCCTCCGAACCCGACCGGCCGGCCGAGAGCGACGAGACCCTGCTGGACGTCCTCATCGAGCGGCTGGCGGAAACCGGCCCCTCGGCCCGGCAGGTCTGGCTCCCGCCGCTCGCCGACCCGCCCAGCCTCGACCAGCTCCTGCCCGGCATCGTCCCCGACCCCGTCCGCGGCATGACCGCCGCCGAGTCCTCGCTCCTGGGCCGCCTGCGCGTACCGCTCGGCATGGTCGACCGGCCCCACGAGCAGGTACGCGAACTGCTGGTGGCCGACCTCTCCGGCGCCGGCGGACACGTCGGGGTCGCCGGCGCGCCGCAGACCGGCAAGTCCGCGCTGCTGCGCACCCTGATGATGGCGCTCGCCCTCACCCACACCCCGGAAGAGGTCCAGTTCTACTGCCTGGACTTCGGCGGCGGCGGACTGGTCTCGATCGCCGGGCTCCCGCACGCCGGCTCCGTCGCCACCCGCCTGGAGCGCGACAAGGTACTGCGCACCGTCGAGGAGATCACGCAGCTCCTGGAGCGCCGCGAGCAGACCTTCACCACCCGCGGCGTGGAATCCATGGCCGCCTACCGGCACCTGCGCCGCACCGGCGAGATCGACGACCCCTACGGCGACGTCTTCCTCGTGGTCGACGGGTGGGGGACGCTGCGCCAGGACTACGACGAACTCGACGACCGCATCACGACGCTCGCGGCCCGCGGCCTGTCGTTCGGCATCCACCTGGTGGTCTCCGCCGTGCGCTGGTCGGAGATCCGGCCCCGGCTGCGCGACCTGCTCGGCACCCGGCTCGAACTGCGGCTCGGCGACCCGATGGAGTCCGAACTCGGCGCCCGCCAGGCCGCGGGCGTCCCGCAGCACCCCGGCCGCGGGCTCACCAGCTCCGGACACCACTTCCTGTCGGCCCTGCCCCGCCTGGACAGCTCCTGCGCCACGGACGACCTCACCGCGGCCACCAAGGTCGCCGCCGCCGAGATCGGAACCTTCTGGACCGGCCGCACCGCACCCGGCGTCCGACTGCTGCCCAGCAGGCTGCCCGTCGGCAGGCTGCCCGCCGCCGAGGGAGACCTGCGGGTCAGTATCGGCTGGGACGAACAGCGCCTGCAGCCGGTGTGGCACGACTTCTCCGCCACCTCCCACCTGATGGTCTTCGGCGACGGCGAGACCGGCAAGACCAACCTGCTGCGCCTGATGGCCCGCGCCATCACCTCACGGTTCCGTCCGGAGGAGGCCCGTATCCTCCTCGGCGACCCCGACCGGGGACTCCTGTCGGCGGTCCCCGAGGAGTACCGCGTCGGTTACGCCGTCGACAGCCAGGGGCTGAAGGAACTCGCCGCCAGCACCGTGGTGTCGATGAGCAAACGGCTGCCCGGCAGCGACGTCACCCCGGAACAACTGGCGCGGCGGGACTGGTGGCAGGGGCCACGGCTCTTCCTCCTCCTCGACGACTACGACATGTTCGTCAGCAGCTCCCTCGACAGCCCCACCGCACCCCTGGTGCCCCTGCTCGCCCAAGGCGCCAACATCGGGATGCACCTGGTTCTCGCCCGGTCCACCAGCGGCGCGATGCGCGCCATGATGGACCCGCTGCTGCGCAGGCTGTGGGAGCTGGGCAACCCGGCGCTGCTGCTCTCCTACCCGAAGGAGGAGGGCAAGTTCATCGGCGAGGCCAAGCCCCGCACCCTCGTCCCCGGCCGCGCCCAACTGGTCACCCGGCGCGGTGTCCGGCTCGTCCAGACCGGTCTGGTGGACCGGGAGTGA
- the eccB gene encoding type VII secretion protein EccB, translated as MQSRRDHVHAYQFATGRLAAALVTGEPATGEPPARRSVVGTVIGMVLALLACAGFAVYGLIKPGGNTAWAQPNAIVVEKETGTRFLYLDGVLHPVANYASALLGASGSRAGTGVRTVSRNSLGDTPRGNEVGIPGAPDSVPAGPALLTGAWSRCLTPGRSGGEALDFAPSDATAPTRAATGRRILLSDGDGTSYLLWNGTRYALGGRSAMVAMELDGQDPLTVPDSWLPALPSGPVLDAAPVPDRGEPGPGIGGRATTVGQVFTTGADGTGPAQYYVLRGDGLAPMNRTEYQLMATGSGQGSPRRVSRADVAAAPGSPDRTLLHRLPDFLSGPVARPGEGTVCLRQLAAGETVHTTVTWERTLPAGAGPVHVPVGAGLLVQDLAASTRTATPQTYLVTDLGLKYPTTDTATLSALGYGTGQARPVPGAVLDLLPTGPTLSRAAALTAVTTRSAPAASPSPAASKGP; from the coding sequence GTGCAAAGCCGCCGCGACCATGTCCACGCGTACCAGTTCGCCACCGGCCGGCTGGCCGCCGCCCTGGTGACCGGAGAGCCGGCGACCGGCGAGCCACCGGCCCGGCGCAGCGTCGTCGGTACGGTCATCGGGATGGTCCTCGCCCTGCTCGCCTGCGCCGGGTTCGCCGTCTACGGGCTGATCAAACCGGGCGGGAACACCGCCTGGGCCCAGCCGAACGCCATCGTCGTGGAGAAGGAGACCGGCACCCGCTTCCTCTACCTGGACGGCGTCCTGCACCCGGTGGCGAACTACGCCTCCGCGCTGCTCGGCGCGTCCGGCTCCCGGGCCGGCACCGGCGTACGGACCGTCTCCCGCAACTCCCTGGGCGATACGCCGCGCGGGAACGAGGTCGGGATCCCCGGGGCGCCGGACTCCGTACCCGCCGGCCCGGCACTGCTCACGGGCGCATGGTCCCGGTGCCTGACCCCCGGCCGGTCGGGCGGCGAGGCACTCGACTTCGCCCCCTCCGACGCCACCGCCCCCACCCGCGCCGCGACCGGCCGCCGCATCCTGCTGAGCGACGGGGACGGCACCTCGTACCTGCTCTGGAACGGAACCCGGTACGCGCTCGGCGGCCGTTCCGCGATGGTGGCGATGGAGCTCGACGGCCAGGACCCGCTCACCGTCCCGGACTCCTGGCTTCCGGCCCTGCCCTCGGGCCCCGTTCTCGACGCCGCCCCGGTCCCGGACCGCGGCGAGCCGGGCCCCGGCATCGGCGGCCGGGCCACCACGGTCGGCCAGGTCTTCACCACCGGCGCCGACGGCACCGGCCCCGCCCAGTACTACGTCCTGCGCGGCGATGGACTGGCCCCGATGAACCGCACCGAATACCAGCTGATGGCCACCGGATCCGGTCAGGGCTCGCCCCGCCGGGTGAGCCGCGCCGACGTCGCCGCCGCCCCCGGCTCCCCGGACCGCACCCTGCTGCACCGGCTGCCCGACTTCCTCTCCGGCCCCGTCGCCCGGCCCGGCGAGGGCACCGTCTGCCTGCGCCAACTGGCCGCGGGAGAAACGGTGCACACCACGGTGACCTGGGAGCGGACACTCCCCGCCGGGGCGGGACCGGTCCATGTACCGGTCGGAGCCGGGCTGCTGGTGCAGGATCTCGCCGCCTCGACCCGGACCGCCACGCCCCAGACCTACCTCGTGACCGACCTGGGCCTGAAGTACCCGACGACGGACACGGCCACCCTGTCGGCCCTCGGGTACGGCACCGGCCAGGCACGCCCCGTCCCCGGAGCTGTACTCGACCTGCTGCCCACCGGTCCCACGCTCTCCCGCGCGGCCGCCCTCACCGCCGTGACCACGCGCTCGGCGCCCGCCGCTTCCCCTTCACCCGCCGCCTCGAAGGGCCCCTGA
- a CDS encoding right-handed parallel beta-helix repeat-containing protein yields MSRQILLVSQDGTAPYRTIGAALAAATDGALITIAAGTYQESLVVNRVVTLAAGAAGVRIDGGGAGAVVIDAEAARLSGLVLEGGSEQTPVVEVRRGEAALEECTVSGNAWAGILVWHQGTLIARSCRVTGPGGAGIVVTSTGANVIEGTMVGRTLSSAIVVAERGRLTVRDCRIDEAGGNGVCVNGQAHGIVEGTRITGSGQPAVVAEQNGRLELTRVTVSGSAGLDAYLTSGAETTLTDCSFTGSGGESVLVAGGAAPTLRGCSLSGAARDGLRITEKSSPLLEDCEISGTPVGVLVDAAGRPVLRGLTVRGTDRGLLAVDGAVVQGERLTVAAGSAGILAKGGAEIHLRDSEVSTEGRGAAVELAEGATGRLHEVRVRAADGPGLALTGASAVAESCVVVDSGMSVGADAHLELKDTEAGGSDTDGIRVAGGGTLTAVGCRMHGARGHGVHLQSTSRAELDHCVVFDNAGDGIRVNTEEPVRVQSCEIRDNGGQALHRMRSDARLTVVGLTGTEDLAGPGPGDADDTGELPARAPGKREQDGSGAQSRARHTGTGPLAEMDALVGLESVKQEVTGLINLNKMTRRREEMGLPMPPMSRHLVFAGPPGTGKTTVARLYGAVLAELGILSKGHIVEVSRADLVAQIIGGTAIKTTEVVNRALGGVLFIDEAYTLTNQSRGTGPDFGQEAVETLMKLMEDHRDEIVVIVAGYSAQMDQFLASNPGMASRFSRTVEFPNYTVDELVTIVRGLCGKHYYELTDDALAAVAGYFERTPKGPTFGNGRVARQLFETMISKQASRLAVSPPGRDSELSRLTGADVETVPEPDPPARAEAAAESAGQAPADGRAPADSAPTSTAPMSTALARISVLIGLDEVRRALEPGLSALATAHRAGTVTAGAANLVLAGAEGSGRDAVAVLYAKALAELGVLPAGAVHRAQLSAMPARWPGQAQAYVAGLFDEAAGGLLLLEIDQHYVERPAEERTALVTALAARIPDRSGTAVALSADPELLGGLLTGPEGRRLAACFAGRLDFAPYTAEELARLAVRRLTALGFDVADGVEGVLAERFSRTPPAGGAFGAHVSAEQVADAAVSRTIGPSDVPGTPESLPPPSETEGADRAEGADGVDGVDGAVAVAVA; encoded by the coding sequence ATGAGCCGGCAGATCCTGCTGGTCTCCCAGGACGGGACCGCCCCCTACCGCACGATCGGCGCGGCCCTGGCCGCGGCCACCGACGGCGCGCTGATCACCATCGCGGCGGGCACCTACCAGGAGTCCCTCGTCGTGAACCGGGTCGTCACCCTCGCCGCCGGAGCCGCCGGCGTGCGGATCGACGGAGGCGGCGCCGGCGCCGTGGTCATCGACGCCGAAGCAGCCCGGCTGTCCGGCCTCGTCCTGGAAGGCGGCAGCGAGCAGACCCCGGTCGTGGAGGTGCGCCGCGGCGAGGCCGCCCTGGAGGAGTGCACGGTCTCCGGCAACGCGTGGGCGGGGATCCTCGTCTGGCACCAGGGCACCCTCATCGCCCGTTCCTGCCGGGTCACGGGCCCCGGCGGGGCCGGGATCGTGGTCACCTCGACCGGCGCCAACGTCATCGAGGGCACCATGGTCGGTCGGACGCTCTCGTCCGCGATCGTGGTCGCCGAACGCGGCCGGCTGACGGTCCGTGACTGCCGGATCGACGAGGCCGGAGGCAACGGCGTCTGCGTCAACGGCCAGGCCCACGGCATCGTCGAGGGCACCCGTATCACCGGCAGCGGCCAGCCGGCCGTGGTGGCCGAACAGAACGGCCGCCTCGAACTCACCAGGGTCACCGTCTCCGGCAGCGCCGGTCTCGACGCCTATCTGACGAGCGGCGCCGAAACCACCCTGACCGACTGCTCCTTCACCGGTTCCGGCGGCGAGTCCGTGCTCGTCGCGGGAGGCGCGGCGCCCACCCTGCGCGGCTGCTCCCTGTCCGGCGCCGCCCGCGACGGGCTGCGGATCACCGAGAAGTCGAGCCCGCTCCTGGAGGACTGCGAGATATCCGGGACGCCGGTCGGCGTGCTGGTGGACGCGGCCGGCCGGCCGGTGCTGCGCGGTCTGACGGTACGCGGAACGGATCGCGGTCTGCTGGCCGTCGACGGGGCCGTCGTCCAGGGCGAGCGGCTGACGGTGGCCGCGGGCTCCGCCGGCATCCTCGCCAAGGGCGGGGCGGAGATCCACCTGCGCGATTCGGAGGTGTCGACGGAAGGCCGGGGCGCCGCCGTCGAGCTGGCCGAGGGCGCCACCGGCCGCCTCCACGAAGTACGGGTGCGTGCCGCGGACGGCCCCGGCCTCGCGCTCACCGGGGCATCGGCCGTCGCCGAGTCCTGCGTGGTGGTGGACTCCGGGATGTCCGTCGGCGCCGACGCGCACCTCGAACTGAAGGACACCGAGGCCGGCGGATCGGACACGGACGGCATCCGGGTGGCCGGCGGAGGCACCCTCACCGCCGTGGGCTGCCGGATGCACGGGGCCCGCGGGCACGGGGTGCACCTCCAGTCGACCTCCCGCGCCGAGCTGGACCACTGTGTGGTGTTCGACAACGCGGGGGACGGCATCCGCGTCAACACCGAGGAACCGGTACGCGTCCAGAGCTGCGAGATCCGGGACAACGGGGGGCAGGCGCTGCACCGGATGCGGTCCGACGCGCGGCTCACCGTCGTCGGCCTGACCGGTACGGAGGACCTCGCCGGCCCCGGCCCCGGGGACGCGGACGACACCGGGGAGCTCCCCGCGCGGGCACCGGGGAAGCGGGAGCAGGACGGCTCCGGGGCGCAGTCGCGCGCCCGGCACACCGGCACGGGGCCGCTGGCCGAGATGGACGCGCTGGTCGGGCTGGAGAGCGTCAAACAGGAGGTCACCGGGCTCATCAACCTGAACAAGATGACCCGCCGCCGCGAGGAGATGGGCCTGCCCATGCCTCCGATGAGCCGCCACCTGGTGTTCGCCGGGCCGCCCGGCACCGGCAAGACGACCGTCGCCCGGCTGTACGGTGCGGTCCTCGCGGAGCTCGGCATCCTCAGCAAGGGCCACATCGTGGAGGTCTCGCGCGCCGACCTGGTCGCGCAGATCATCGGCGGCACCGCCATCAAGACCACCGAGGTCGTCAACCGGGCGCTCGGCGGCGTGCTGTTCATCGACGAGGCGTACACCCTGACCAACCAGTCCCGGGGCACCGGCCCGGACTTCGGGCAGGAGGCCGTCGAGACCCTGATGAAACTGATGGAGGACCACCGGGACGAGATCGTCGTCATCGTCGCGGGCTACTCCGCGCAGATGGACCAGTTCCTGGCCTCCAACCCGGGCATGGCGTCCCGCTTCTCCCGGACGGTGGAGTTCCCCAACTACACGGTGGACGAACTGGTCACCATCGTCCGCGGGTTGTGCGGCAAGCACTACTACGAGCTGACGGACGACGCACTGGCGGCGGTGGCCGGCTATTTCGAACGCACCCCGAAGGGACCGACCTTCGGCAACGGCCGGGTCGCCCGCCAGCTCTTCGAGACGATGATCAGCAAGCAGGCCTCGCGTCTGGCCGTGTCTCCGCCGGGCAGGGACTCCGAGCTGAGCCGGCTCACCGGTGCGGACGTGGAGACCGTGCCCGAACCGGACCCGCCGGCCCGGGCGGAGGCCGCCGCGGAGTCCGCCGGACAGGCCCCGGCGGACGGACGGGCCCCGGCGGACTCCGCGCCGACGAGCACCGCACCGATGAGCACCGCGCTCGCGAGGATCTCCGTGCTGATCGGGCTCGACGAGGTGCGCCGGGCGCTGGAGCCCGGCCTCTCCGCGCTGGCCACCGCGCACCGGGCCGGCACGGTGACGGCCGGGGCGGCCAACCTGGTCCTCGCGGGAGCCGAGGGCAGCGGACGCGACGCCGTCGCGGTGCTCTACGCGAAGGCCCTCGCCGAACTCGGCGTCCTCCCCGCCGGTGCCGTGCACCGGGCCCAGCTCTCCGCCATGCCCGCCCGCTGGCCCGGCCAGGCGCAGGCGTACGTCGCGGGGCTCTTCGACGAGGCGGCCGGCGGACTGCTGCTGCTGGAGATCGACCAGCACTACGTCGAGCGGCCGGCCGAGGAGCGCACCGCCCTCGTCACGGCGCTCGCCGCCCGTATCCCGGACCGCTCCGGCACGGCCGTCGCGCTGTCCGCCGATCCCGAACTGCTCGGCGGCCTGCTGACCGGGCCGGAAGGGCGCCGGCTCGCGGCCTGTTTCGCGGGACGGCTGGATTTCGCGCCGTATACGGCCGAGGAGCTGGCGCGGCTGGCGGTGCGGCGGCTGACGGCTCTCGGCTTCGACGTGGCGGACGGGGTCGAGGGCGTCCTGGCGGAGCGGTTCTCCCGAACTCCGCCCGCGGGCGGGGCGTTCGGTGCCCACGTGAGCGCCGAACAGGTGGCCGACGCCGCCGTGTCCCGGACGATCGGACCCTCGGACGTCCCCGGTACGCCGGAGAGCCTGCCGCCGCCCTCGGAGACGGAAGGGGCGGACAGGGCGGAAGGGGCGGACGGGGTGGACGGGGTGGACGGGGCGGTCGCGGTGGCTGTGGCGTAA
- the eccD gene encoding type VII secretion integral membrane protein EccD, with product MSTPGIMSDPDSTTVCRITVDGPGRSADLGVPFTVTVGALLPVLVDRLRADDDPDGAGYVLQRLGGEPLDPAATAGSLGLRDGETLSLRRADDVLPPMFFDDLADGVAAVVGARPDRWRPELTRRLFVGLGCLTLAVLAASMLFAGSGREAGVGCGVIAVLLLAGCAVVSRSPAADPATVLVTGVAGWIFAALAGCATRGDGRVLSVPGRHELLLGGACAVAASLVLFFAGRVPVKVFGALLVAALGAEIGSCLSISLDWDATTSATVVAVTMFVLSAIAPRVALRLAGLRVPQLPRNADELQEDVEPRSRQDVERRVAAADTCLTLFTVGASVVYAVDLVLLTRRDTWFEWLLALALAGAVALRSRGVTETGQRVALALAGTLGLTLAVIRLLDDGGTAARASLGAILLAAAALLLLAAQRLPSVRLLPIWGHTADILEMVTAIALVPLLLQHLHVYWSFRSLAG from the coding sequence ATGAGCACCCCCGGCATCATGTCCGACCCCGACTCCACCACCGTCTGCCGGATCACCGTCGACGGACCCGGGCGCAGCGCCGACCTCGGCGTCCCGTTCACCGTCACGGTCGGCGCCCTGCTGCCCGTCCTGGTCGACCGGCTCCGCGCGGACGACGACCCCGACGGTGCCGGATACGTGCTGCAACGGCTGGGCGGCGAGCCGCTCGACCCGGCCGCCACGGCCGGGTCGCTCGGTCTGCGCGACGGCGAGACCCTGTCCCTGCGCCGCGCCGACGACGTCCTCCCGCCGATGTTCTTCGACGACCTGGCGGACGGTGTGGCGGCGGTCGTCGGCGCACGGCCCGACCGCTGGCGGCCCGAGCTGACGCGGCGTCTGTTCGTCGGACTCGGCTGTCTGACCCTGGCCGTGCTCGCCGCGTCCATGCTCTTTGCCGGCTCGGGCCGGGAGGCCGGCGTCGGGTGCGGCGTGATCGCCGTGCTCCTGCTGGCGGGCTGCGCGGTCGTCAGCCGGTCCCCGGCGGCCGACCCCGCGACCGTCCTGGTCACCGGAGTGGCCGGCTGGATCTTCGCCGCCCTCGCCGGATGCGCGACCCGGGGAGACGGGCGGGTGCTGTCCGTGCCCGGCCGGCACGAACTGCTGCTCGGCGGGGCCTGCGCCGTCGCCGCGTCCCTCGTCCTGTTCTTCGCCGGACGGGTGCCGGTCAAGGTCTTCGGAGCCCTGCTCGTCGCCGCGCTCGGCGCCGAGATCGGCTCCTGCCTCTCGATCAGCCTCGACTGGGACGCCACCACCTCCGCCACGGTCGTCGCGGTCACGATGTTCGTGCTCAGCGCGATCGCCCCGCGCGTCGCCCTCCGCCTGGCCGGACTGCGCGTACCCCAACTGCCGCGCAACGCCGACGAACTGCAGGAGGACGTCGAGCCGCGCTCCCGGCAGGACGTCGAGCGGCGGGTCGCCGCCGCCGACACCTGCCTCACCCTCTTCACCGTCGGAGCCTCGGTGGTCTACGCGGTGGACCTGGTTCTGCTGACCCGCCGCGACACCTGGTTCGAGTGGCTGCTCGCCCTCGCCCTGGCCGGCGCCGTGGCCCTGCGGTCCCGGGGCGTCACCGAGACCGGACAGCGGGTGGCGCTCGCCCTGGCCGGCACCCTGGGGCTGACCCTGGCCGTGATCCGGCTCCTCGACGACGGCGGCACCGCGGCGCGTGCGAGCCTCGGGGCCATCCTGCTGGCCGCCGCCGCGCTGCTGCTCCTGGCTGCCCAACGGCTGCCCTCCGTACGCCTGTTGCCGATCTGGGGCCACACCGCCGACATCCTGGAGATGGTCACCGCGATCGCCCTGGTGCCCCTGCTGCTGCAACACCTCCACGTCTACTGGTCCTTCCGGTCCCTGGCCGGCTGA